From one candidate division WOR-3 bacterium genomic stretch:
- a CDS encoding ribonuclease H-like domain-containing protein, which yields MLLNSFCHLDGINLITEHELWNKGIKSWEQANSSLESIGFSEKKCKNIRKGIETSFQKFEERATDYFFDSLPREQHWRFFKEFKDEIAYLDIETTGLSRTDSVTVASIYYKGKLDVYVNGINMEKMVQDIAKPKILVTFNGNRFDIPFIENYFDIKIYQKKIDLMYILRNLGFRGGLKRCEKSLGITREGMENLDGNIAVLLWEDYRRNKNVKALKTLIAYNAYDTINLERLSAISYNKNIILTGIDFTKMDIPRSKAVPFFPNPATVKKIMDN from the coding sequence TTGTTACTGAATTCATTCTGCCACCTTGATGGAATAAACCTGATAACAGAACATGAACTTTGGAACAAAGGAATCAAAAGCTGGGAACAGGCAAATTCAAGCTTAGAAAGTATAGGTTTCTCTGAAAAAAAATGCAAAAATATCAGGAAAGGCATAGAAACCTCATTTCAGAAATTTGAAGAGAGAGCAACCGACTATTTTTTCGATTCACTGCCGAGAGAACAGCATTGGAGATTTTTCAAAGAATTTAAAGATGAAATTGCCTATCTCGACATTGAGACCACCGGTCTGTCAAGAACCGACTCTGTGACTGTTGCCTCAATATACTATAAGGGTAAATTGGACGTATATGTGAATGGTATAAATATGGAAAAGATGGTCCAAGATATAGCAAAACCCAAGATTTTGGTGACTTTCAACGGCAATCGATTTGACATTCCGTTTATTGAAAATTATTTCGATATTAAAATTTACCAGAAAAAAATCGACTTGATGTATATTCTGAGAAATTTAGGATTTCGCGGAGGCTTGAAAAGGTGTGAAAAATCTCTTGGTATAACGAGAGAAGGAATGGAAAATCTTGATGGCAATATCGCTGTTCTTCTATGGGAAGATTATCGCAGAAATAAAAATGTAAAAGCTTTAAAAACCTTAATAGCTTATAACGCCTACGACACAATCAACCTTGAAAGACTTTCGGCAATATCCTACAACAAAAATATAATTCTTACAGGGATTGATTTCACCAAAATGGATATTCCCAGGAGCAAAGCTGTTCCATTTTTCCCAAATCCTGCTACCGTAAAAAAAATAATGGATAATTGA